One window of Campylobacter sp. RM12651 genomic DNA carries:
- a CDS encoding toprim domain-containing protein: MNTREDTAYILTQLGYEVDRYFRFKLRDEKTASASINLNGRIKDFGSGWYGSCVDLLCEFHNYSKKEAFDKVNEFMGVNNKQYALSEPSFKENKEHSSLSISEDYISNYELQRKENFTRYSELLKQTLPNIDNHKRIELAKKYQIGYSKESDRLIMPIRDLDNKAMTLWKYNPSPKPFVGSNKELIQLPKVMFSKGKKRCPFNLNDLNEYRTNLNKAILVVEGEKDCLNAIANGFRAITLGSATSLVEDKYIHLFKDTNITICYDYDDAGKNGAKALAEQLKNTCKKIEIFDWEQVSKQFKIELSKGFDFTDFMKITNEKKHNDKTKDRGN; the protein is encoded by the coding sequence ATGAATACTAGAGAAGATACTGCATACATACTTACTCAATTAGGTTATGAAGTTGATAGATATTTTAGATTTAAATTAAGAGATGAAAAAACTGCAAGTGCTTCAATCAATCTTAATGGCAGAATTAAAGATTTCGGTAGTGGTTGGTATGGTTCTTGTGTTGATTTATTGTGTGAATTTCATAATTATTCTAAAAAGGAAGCTTTTGATAAAGTAAATGAATTTATGGGTGTAAATAATAAACAATATGCACTAAGCGAACCTAGTTTTAAAGAAAACAAGGAGCATTCATCGCTATCTATAAGTGAAGATTATATATCTAATTACGAATTGCAAAGAAAAGAAAATTTTACTCGTTATAGCGAACTTTTAAAACAAACATTGCCAAATATTGATAATCACAAAAGAATTGAATTAGCTAAAAAATATCAGATAGGATATTCTAAAGAATCAGATAGGTTAATAATGCCTATTCGTGATCTTGATAATAAGGCTATGACTTTATGGAAATATAATCCTAGTCCTAAGCCATTCGTGGGTAGTAATAAAGAATTAATACAGTTACCAAAAGTAATGTTTTCAAAAGGTAAAAAGCGTTGCCCTTTTAATTTAAACGATCTTAATGAATATAGAACTAATTTAAATAAAGCTATTTTGGTTGTTGAAGGAGAAAAAGATTGTTTAAATGCAATTGCAAATGGATTTAGAGCGATCACTCTTGGTTCTGCTACAAGTTTAGTAGAAGATAAATATATTCATCTTTTTAAAGATACTAATATAACTATTTGTTATGACTATGATGATGCTGGGAAGAATGGAGCAAAAGCACTTGCAGAACAACTTAAAAATACCTGCAAAAAGATAGAAATTTTTGATTGGGAGCAAGTATCTAAGCAGTTTAAAATTGAATTGTCTAAAGGTTTTGATTTTACTGATTTTATGAAAATAACAAATGAAAAAAAACATAATGATAAAACAAAAGATAGGGGAAATTAA
- a CDS encoding lytic transglycosylase domain-containing protein, translating to MIKNKLIFILLLPFICFANENAYDALFVKYSKIHKIPSQLLWAIAKTESNFNPSAINKANDNGTYDIGLMQVNSIHEENLKKLGLTLNDLYDPEINVRYASAYLAKCFKKWGFNYKGLNCYNGRISNNNYNIKVLNKLRKKQKIVYKNTNAIIK from the coding sequence ATGATAAAAAATAAATTAATTTTTATTTTACTATTGCCTTTTATTTGTTTTGCAAATGAAAATGCCTATGATGCGTTATTTGTTAAATACTCTAAAATACATAAGATTCCATCGCAGCTTTTGTGGGCAATAGCAAAAACTGAAAGTAATTTTAATCCAAGTGCGATAAATAAAGCAAACGACAATGGCACTTACGATATAGGTTTGATGCAAGTTAATTCTATACATGAAGAAAATTTAAAAAAATTAGGTTTAACATTAAATGATTTGTATGATCCAGAAATTAATGTGCGATATGCAAGTGCATATCTAGCCAAATGTTTTAAAAAATGGGGATTTAATTACAAAGGTCTAAATTGTTATAATGGTAGAATTTCAAATAACAATTACAATATAAAGGTTTTAAATAAATTGCGAAAAAAACAAAAAATAGTATATAAAAATACTAATGCAATTATTAAATAA